A DNA window from uncultured Methanoregula sp. contains the following coding sequences:
- a CDS encoding NosD domain-containing protein, which translates to MITLHKILRALVIATLILTCTVIPVTAAEHIVAPTGAEFSTIQDAVDWSSNGDTIRVQSGTYDENIRLEKKIILIGVDNGNGVPVIESRSKGDAIRILADDCTIQGFIIQNTEMSSGIYIGSNNNAIRDNIIRNNGDGIYLVSSRKNTISGNEISQNNKYGISLESSSDNRIEQNSFQKNTVGISLDAASNANLIFRNNFLNNQNVISESQTSTWSSVLPYTYTYLGQKAESRMGNYWKDYQGRDTNGDGIGDTPYIVSVGTIKAGDKTRQDVLDEFPLMDPRDYYTAVTVAGSSPGLKPTDAGSHTLTLTPVITTTPLPTRTNPVADNPASETPFSFPRIWPNIPVITLVLSLALVIVIIAAGIMYFRRKNSESGQENGIAPVAKRAASMIKNAIDHVPSHATTQAAKTVQMEETNIALQHSTSDQKNYFPRELENKYTDIMFIGRGGIAWVFSAIRKTDGIRVAVKIPISFDEVTGKCFLNEIAAWETLRHENIVEVTAVNILPVPYVEMEYVPSSLEAIEKPLPVWKAVHLITGVTDGLRYAHDHGFIHRDIKPHNILLTDELVPKITDWGMSKVLAAEVKKSSIAGFSLSYAAPEQVSPTEFGRTDERTDIYQLGVVFYELVTGSIPFGGESIVEVGNAILRDSPTLPSEYNPEAEVVEKIIMKCLEKMPKDRYQSAAELLAALQGYLDEDDS; encoded by the coding sequence ATGATCACTCTGCACAAAATTCTCCGCGCTCTCGTCATCGCCACGCTCATACTTACCTGTACCGTGATACCGGTGACGGCAGCCGAGCACATCGTTGCCCCAACCGGCGCAGAGTTTTCCACGATCCAGGATGCTGTGGACTGGTCAAGCAACGGGGACACGATCAGGGTGCAGAGCGGAACCTATGATGAGAATATCCGGCTTGAGAAGAAGATCATTCTCATCGGCGTAGACAATGGCAACGGAGTGCCGGTCATAGAATCCCGCAGCAAAGGGGATGCAATCCGGATTCTTGCAGATGACTGCACCATCCAGGGTTTCATTATCCAGAACACCGAGATGTCGTCAGGGATATACATTGGTTCCAATAACAACGCGATCCGCGACAATATCATCAGAAACAATGGTGACGGAATATACCTCGTATCTTCGCGGAAAAACACAATCTCCGGCAACGAGATTTCCCAGAACAACAAATACGGGATATCGCTCGAATCCTCTTCCGATAACCGGATAGAACAGAACTCATTCCAGAAGAATACTGTGGGAATCTCGCTGGATGCGGCATCAAATGCCAACCTGATCTTCCGGAACAACTTCCTCAACAACCAGAATGTGATATCCGAGAGCCAGACCTCAACATGGAGCTCAGTCCTTCCATACACCTATACCTACCTTGGTCAGAAGGCAGAGAGCCGGATGGGAAATTACTGGAAGGACTACCAGGGGAGAGATACGAATGGCGATGGTATCGGGGATACGCCTTACATTGTCAGTGTCGGGACTATCAAGGCCGGGGACAAAACCCGTCAGGATGTCCTGGATGAATTTCCCCTGATGGATCCGCGGGATTATTATACTGCGGTCACCGTTGCCGGGAGCAGCCCGGGACTCAAACCAACCGATGCCGGGAGCCACACGCTTACGTTAACTCCTGTGATCACCACAACCCCGCTCCCCACCCGGACAAATCCGGTTGCTGATAATCCTGCATCGGAGACCCCGTTCTCATTCCCCCGCATCTGGCCGAATATTCCCGTTATCACCCTGGTGCTCTCCCTGGCGCTGGTCATCGTCATAATTGCTGCCGGCATCATGTATTTCCGCAGGAAGAACTCGGAGTCCGGGCAGGAAAATGGCATTGCCCCCGTGGCCAAACGGGCAGCGTCAATGATAAAAAATGCCATCGATCATGTCCCGTCTCATGCTACAACGCAGGCTGCAAAGACCGTACAAATGGAAGAGACAAATATTGCCCTGCAGCATTCAACTTCCGACCAGAAGAACTACTTTCCCCGGGAACTGGAGAACAAGTACACCGATATCATGTTCATCGGGAGAGGGGGGATTGCCTGGGTATTTTCGGCGATTCGAAAGACAGACGGCATCAGGGTTGCTGTCAAGATCCCGATCAGTTTCGACGAAGTGACGGGCAAATGTTTCCTGAACGAGATCGCTGCCTGGGAGACGCTGCGCCACGAGAACATTGTCGAAGTGACTGCGGTCAATATTCTTCCCGTCCCGTACGTTGAGATGGAGTATGTCCCAAGTTCGCTTGAAGCCATAGAGAAGCCTCTGCCGGTCTGGAAAGCGGTCCATCTCATCACGGGGGTTACGGATGGCCTGCGCTATGCTCATGACCACGGGTTCATTCACCGGGATATCAAGCCCCACAACATTCTCTTAACCGACGAACTTGTCCCGAAAATAACCGACTGGGGGATGAGCAAGGTGCTGGCAGCTGAGGTCAAGAAATCGAGCATTGCCGGTTTTTCCCTTTCGTATGCAGCTCCCGAGCAGGTTTCACCAACCGAATTCGGGAGGACCGATGAACGAACCGACATCTACCAGCTGGGTGTCGTGTTCTACGAGCTGGTGACCGGGTCAATTCCTTTCGGCGGAGAGAGCATTGTCGAGGTGGGCAATGCAATCCTCCGGGATTCCCCGACACTCCCTTCGGAATATAACCCCGAGGCGGAGGTAGTCGAGAAGATTATCATGAAATGCCTTGAGAAGATGCCAAAAGACCGCTACCAGTCGGCAGCTGAACTCCTGGCAGCCCTCCAGGGGTACCTTGACGAAGATGACAGCTGA
- a CDS encoding HD domain-containing protein: MESAIRMQTELRESLLSPLAARSGGAVRRFGRKPEDIRTPYSRDADRIVHTRAYTRYIDKTQVFYLVENDHITHRVIHVQLVSKIARTIGRCLRLNEDLIEAIALGHDIGHIPYGHFGEACLSEICEQNGIGKFFHNVQSVRFLDRIEDCDLTLQVLDGILCHNGEADDVRIEPEHCGSFTDFDRKVTDYANGSRSRTPMTLEGCVVKFADTIAFIGRDLQDAREIGLIGNDTPVPDTCVEVLGRDNGQIINTLIYDLLENSDAEETGFVSYSPEVEKSLIDLRAFSRVHIYNNPALTTEREKIRRMYAMLFSACLEDLECGKRTAKIFADFIDSGPVSNNYLSAATPPELVRDFIAGMTDRYFGRRYEECVIPRKIVGKFEKTDSAG; encoded by the coding sequence ATGGAATCTGCAATCCGGATGCAGACCGAACTCCGGGAATCGCTTCTCTCACCTCTTGCAGCCCGGAGCGGCGGGGCGGTTCGTCGTTTCGGAAGAAAGCCCGAGGATATCCGGACCCCATATTCGCGGGATGCAGATCGAATCGTCCATACCCGCGCCTATACCCGGTACATCGACAAGACCCAGGTCTTTTACCTTGTGGAAAATGACCATATCACCCACCGGGTCATCCATGTCCAGCTGGTCTCGAAGATTGCCCGGACCATCGGGAGGTGTCTCCGCCTTAACGAGGATCTTATCGAGGCGATCGCGCTTGGCCATGATATCGGGCATATCCCTTACGGCCATTTTGGTGAGGCTTGTCTCTCGGAAATCTGCGAACAGAACGGGATTGGGAAATTCTTCCACAATGTCCAGAGTGTCCGGTTCCTCGACCGGATAGAAGACTGCGACCTCACACTCCAGGTGCTTGACGGGATACTCTGTCATAACGGGGAGGCCGATGATGTGAGGATCGAACCGGAGCACTGCGGGAGCTTTACGGATTTTGACCGGAAAGTGACCGATTATGCGAACGGATCGCGCTCGCGCACCCCCATGACGCTGGAAGGATGCGTTGTGAAGTTCGCTGACACCATTGCGTTCATTGGCCGGGATCTCCAGGATGCCCGCGAGATTGGGTTGATCGGGAACGATACGCCGGTACCGGACACCTGCGTGGAAGTACTTGGAAGGGATAACGGCCAGATCATCAATACCCTGATTTATGATCTGCTGGAGAACAGCGATGCCGAAGAGACCGGATTTGTCTCCTATAGTCCTGAAGTAGAGAAATCCTTGATCGATCTGCGGGCATTTTCCCGCGTGCATATCTACAACAACCCGGCACTCACGACAGAACGGGAGAAGATCCGGAGAATGTATGCCATGCTCTTTTCTGCATGCCTTGAGGATCTTGAATGCGGGAAGAGGACTGCAAAAATCTTTGCAGACTTTATCGACAGCGGTCCTGTCAGTAACAATTATCTTTCGGCTGCTACCCCGCCCGAACTGGTCAGGGATTTTATTGCAGGGATGACCGATCGCTACTTTGGGAGGAGGTACGAAGAGTGCGTTATACCCCGGAAAATTGTTGGGAAGTTTGAAAAAACAGATTCTGCGGGTTAA